Proteins encoded together in one Lentisphaerota bacterium window:
- a CDS encoding biopolymer transporter ExbD, with the protein MSRFRSFGNDEGESAGIDMSPLIDCVFILLIFFIVTTTFVDETGVEVDKPQAASSVNLEKNSVLLAITAKGEVVYGGQEIGLGGVQMIVKRMLEKEELPVIIQADQSVPSGLLVKVIDEAKLGGALKVSLATSRETTGT; encoded by the coding sequence ATGAGCAGGTTCAGAAGTTTTGGCAATGACGAGGGCGAGTCGGCCGGCATTGACATGTCCCCCCTGATTGACTGCGTGTTCATCCTGCTGATCTTCTTCATAGTGACCACCACGTTTGTCGACGAGACGGGCGTGGAGGTCGACAAACCGCAGGCCGCATCTTCCGTGAATCTGGAGAAAAACAGCGTCTTGCTGGCGATCACGGCCAAGGGCGAGGTGGTCTATGGCGGACAGGAGATCGGCCTTGGCGGGGTGCAGATGATCGTCAAGCGGATGCTGGAGAAAGAGGAACTGCCGGTCATCATCCAGGCCGATCAGAGCGTTCCGTCCGGCCTGCTGGTGAAGGTGATTGACGAGGCGAAATTGGGCGGCGCACTGAAAGTGAGCCTGGCAACAAGCCGGGAGACAACGGGGACATGA
- a CDS encoding glycosyltransferase has protein sequence MIRADLHLHSRHSKHPGEWVLQRLGAQESYTDVEAVYRACKARGCAFITLTDHNTIDGALELAALHPKDCFVSTEATAYFPEDGCKIHILCYGITAAQFEAIQKARENIYNLRDYLRLERIACSVAHGTFDVNGRLTVEHLEKLILLFNTFESANGTRGESGNRLWTEVLRSLTPETISTLVAKHGLDPWGEEPWRKGLTGGSDDHAGLFLGETYTLAEADSVESLLDAIRGRRTLAGGRLGDHKALAYAVYKIASEYTQVKGGVRGLPGMLSSILFQSEGPALRERMAIKRLGFRRSARDQMMAQFLKRLMEVAKVGPTRGADWQVEQAYDALATLVDACIRELVQSVQRGLSGGEAPDLFQQIATVIPAAVFSAPFFSTLRMLNQNRTIHAELVDRFKLAGAGCSVRTLWFSDTVSDLNGVSVTLREVAACAARMNRPLGVVGCLTDEEQALRPAGLINLPCVCSFTPQFYDAHTVRIPSLLRAIDIVAACNPSKIIVSTPGPVGLVGLLAGRLLGIPCVGVYHTDFTKQAELITDDLGVAGMVDAYLRWFYARMDEIRVPTQAYIDKLAERGYPRAQMRMLRRGLDRGFSTVADAALTEAQRLWFPAGGPPVLLYAGRVGREKNLELLFYVCSELKGRRIAFRLVIAGDGPDLAALREQYGSDAGVTFTGRLDRELLKACYASADLFLFPSTSDTFGMAVLEAQAFGLPALVTDVGGPQEIIRHGKTGYVLPADDAELWVRSAMRIIESRTVHPEDFGRWRAEIRETSSSLYSWEALVEEMIAPATEHGRQRAAGARDLENNRKNAPERLAMVLSN, from the coding sequence ATGATTCGGGCCGATCTGCATCTGCATTCGCGACACTCCAAGCATCCCGGCGAGTGGGTGCTTCAGCGCTTGGGCGCACAGGAATCTTACACGGACGTCGAAGCTGTCTACCGCGCGTGTAAAGCACGCGGCTGCGCCTTTATCACGCTGACCGACCACAACACCATTGACGGCGCGCTTGAGCTGGCGGCGCTTCACCCCAAGGATTGCTTTGTCAGCACGGAGGCGACCGCCTATTTTCCCGAGGACGGGTGCAAAATCCACATCCTATGCTATGGGATCACCGCAGCGCAGTTTGAGGCGATCCAAAAGGCGCGGGAGAACATCTACAACTTGCGGGACTATCTGAGGCTGGAGAGAATCGCCTGTTCGGTCGCGCATGGGACGTTCGACGTCAACGGACGGCTGACCGTGGAGCATCTCGAAAAGCTGATCCTCCTGTTCAACACCTTCGAGTCGGCAAACGGCACGCGCGGGGAGTCGGGAAACCGGCTGTGGACTGAGGTTCTGCGCAGCCTGACACCCGAGACCATCAGCACGCTCGTTGCCAAGCATGGGCTCGATCCGTGGGGGGAAGAGCCGTGGCGTAAAGGGCTTACCGGAGGCTCGGACGACCATGCGGGGTTGTTCTTGGGAGAGACCTACACCTTGGCGGAAGCCGATTCGGTCGAGTCGCTGCTGGATGCCATTCGCGGTCGGCGCACGTTGGCAGGAGGGCGCCTGGGGGACCACAAGGCATTGGCCTACGCCGTTTACAAGATTGCCAGCGAATACACGCAGGTCAAGGGTGGCGTGCGTGGCCTGCCGGGGATGCTCTCGTCCATTCTGTTTCAGAGCGAAGGTCCGGCGCTGCGAGAGCGGATGGCTATCAAACGGCTTGGTTTTCGCCGATCCGCGCGCGATCAGATGATGGCGCAATTTCTCAAGCGCTTGATGGAGGTTGCCAAGGTGGGCCCGACACGCGGGGCCGACTGGCAGGTGGAGCAGGCGTATGACGCCTTGGCGACGTTGGTCGACGCATGCATACGCGAACTGGTGCAGTCTGTTCAGCGGGGCCTCTCAGGGGGTGAGGCACCCGACCTGTTCCAGCAAATCGCCACCGTTATCCCGGCCGCTGTTTTCTCTGCGCCGTTTTTCAGCACGTTGCGCATGCTCAACCAGAACCGCACGATCCATGCGGAACTGGTGGATCGGTTTAAGCTTGCAGGAGCGGGTTGTTCCGTCCGAACGCTGTGGTTCTCTGACACCGTCTCGGATCTGAACGGCGTCTCCGTCACGCTGCGTGAAGTCGCGGCTTGCGCCGCGCGGATGAACCGCCCGCTGGGCGTGGTGGGGTGTCTGACGGACGAAGAACAGGCGCTCAGACCGGCCGGACTGATCAACCTGCCGTGCGTCTGCTCCTTCACGCCCCAGTTCTACGACGCCCACACGGTGCGCATCCCGTCCCTGCTGCGGGCGATCGACATTGTGGCGGCGTGCAATCCTTCCAAGATCATTGTCTCGACTCCGGGCCCGGTCGGGCTGGTCGGCTTGCTGGCCGGGCGGCTTCTCGGCATCCCTTGCGTCGGGGTCTATCACACCGACTTCACCAAGCAGGCGGAACTGATTACCGATGATCTGGGGGTCGCGGGGATGGTTGATGCCTATCTGCGCTGGTTCTATGCGCGAATGGATGAGATACGCGTCCCCACTCAGGCCTATATCGACAAACTGGCGGAGCGTGGCTACCCCCGCGCGCAGATGCGGATGCTCCGCCGCGGCTTGGACCGCGGCTTCAGCACGGTGGCGGATGCGGCGCTCACCGAGGCTCAGCGGTTGTGGTTTCCAGCCGGTGGGCCGCCTGTCCTGTTGTATGCGGGACGTGTCGGCCGTGAGAAGAACCTGGAGCTGCTGTTCTACGTCTGCAGCGAGTTGAAGGGGCGTCGCATCGCGTTCAGGTTGGTCATTGCGGGCGATGGCCCCGATCTGGCAGCCCTGCGCGAGCAGTATGGCTCCGACGCGGGGGTGACGTTTACCGGACGACTTGATCGCGAGTTGCTCAAAGCCTGTTACGCCAGCGCCGACCTATTCCTGTTTCCCAGCACCAGCGACACCTTTGGCATGGCGGTTCTTGAGGCCCAGGCCTTTGGGTTGCCGGCGCTGGTGACCGATGTCGGCGGTCCACAGGAAATTATTCGGCATGGGAAGACAGGCTATGTGTTGCCAGCCGATGATGCCGAGCTGTGGGTTCGGAGTGCCATGCGCATCATCGAATCGCGCACGGTGCATCCCGAAGATTTTGGCCGTTGGCGGGCCGAAATCCGGGAAACGTCGAGTTCGCTCTATTCCTGGGAGGCGTTGGTGGAAGAGATGATCGCGCCTGCAACGGAACACGGTCGGCAACGAGCGGCCGGCGCGCGTGATCTCGAGAATAACAGAAAAAACGCCCCGGAACGGCTCGCAATGGTGTTATCGAACTGA
- a CDS encoding energy transducer TonB yields the protein MRFGQRHRRGSGPLGRLLVSGGALLLGAALTVAIFLILPVLENIGRAEERTDLNLTSVDAVEPPPPPPTVEEEKPEPPPEEPPPPELTEAAPPLDLSQLELALNPGMGDGLGGDFAVKLSPMGADGAGMQAAEDIFSLADLDQAPRAIFQPPPGYPPEMKKKRLQGTVHIVFIVDKDGRVKDPKVQKSDNPAFDASALGAIKRWRFEPGKVGGQSVQFRMRVPITFAL from the coding sequence ATGAGATTCGGACAGAGACATCGGCGGGGCAGCGGCCCGTTGGGCCGACTGCTCGTCTCGGGCGGTGCCCTTCTACTCGGCGCGGCCCTCACCGTGGCGATTTTTCTCATTCTGCCCGTTCTTGAGAATATCGGACGGGCTGAGGAACGGACAGATCTCAATCTGACCTCCGTGGATGCCGTGGAGCCGCCTCCGCCGCCCCCAACCGTGGAAGAGGAGAAGCCCGAGCCGCCTCCTGAAGAGCCGCCACCGCCCGAACTGACCGAAGCGGCACCGCCGCTCGATCTGTCCCAGTTGGAACTGGCGTTGAATCCCGGTATGGGCGATGGCCTGGGCGGCGATTTTGCGGTCAAACTCTCACCGATGGGCGCGGATGGCGCAGGCATGCAGGCGGCTGAAGACATTTTCTCGCTGGCTGATCTTGACCAGGCGCCCCGAGCGATCTTTCAGCCCCCGCCGGGCTATCCGCCTGAAATGAAGAAGAAGCGACTGCAAGGAACGGTGCATATCGTGTTCATCGTCGATAAGGACGGCCGGGTGAAAGACCCCAAAGTGCAGAAATCGGATAACCCGGCATTCGATGCCTCCGCGCTGGGCGCTATCAAACGCTGGCGGTTCGAACCGGGCAAGGTCGGGGGCCAGTCTGTGCAATTCCGCATGCGGGTGCCCATCACGTTTGCGCTTTAA
- a CDS encoding tetratricopeptide repeat protein, whose protein sequence is MRLSLLVIMSAVCGMASADEWIEQPATFWREPAFQKAFMGSYGMRSEIEPRVTVVEKEVMEKVMKLMAEDDGASKAIALLEKSCTPAASAVFDFTLANLHFQEDRLTNAATGYQAAITKFPSFQRAHKNLALICVRQAEYEAAVEPLTKSIELGANDGLTYGLLGYAYASLDQFVSAESAYRLALMLQPKTKDWKLGLCRVLFKQQNFGEAITLCDELLRQEPDKADYLLLQANAYLGLKQPLRAAEIYELLDLSEQTPVPALHTLGDIYVNEEYLDQAGDAYLRALARDPKPDIGRHLRNVEILVSRSAPEAAHRLLQAVSTRAGKDVDPEPRKRMLKLEARLAALKNEAGEEQARILEEIVRLDPLDGDALILLGQYHATTNMQQAIFYFERAAGIEKSEADARLRHAQVLVRNGKYQEALPLLKRAHELKPREDVQRYIEQVERAARLR, encoded by the coding sequence ATGAGACTGTCACTTTTAGTCATAATGAGTGCGGTGTGCGGCATGGCTTCGGCGGACGAATGGATCGAGCAGCCCGCAACGTTCTGGAGAGAACCGGCATTTCAGAAGGCGTTCATGGGGTCGTACGGAATGCGCAGCGAAATCGAGCCGCGCGTCACCGTAGTCGAGAAGGAGGTCATGGAGAAGGTCATGAAGCTGATGGCCGAGGATGACGGTGCCTCCAAGGCCATCGCCCTCCTCGAAAAGAGCTGCACGCCCGCTGCGAGCGCCGTGTTTGACTTCACCCTCGCAAACCTCCACTTTCAGGAGGACCGCCTGACTAACGCGGCGACGGGGTATCAGGCCGCCATCACCAAGTTTCCATCCTTCCAGCGGGCCCATAAGAACCTGGCCTTGATCTGCGTCCGCCAGGCGGAGTATGAGGCTGCGGTCGAGCCGCTGACCAAGAGCATCGAACTCGGCGCGAACGACGGGCTTACCTACGGGCTTCTCGGCTATGCCTACGCGTCACTCGATCAGTTTGTCTCTGCCGAAAGCGCCTACCGGCTCGCACTCATGCTCCAGCCAAAGACCAAGGATTGGAAGCTCGGGCTGTGTCGCGTGCTGTTCAAGCAGCAGAATTTCGGCGAGGCGATCACCCTGTGCGATGAACTGCTGCGCCAGGAGCCTGACAAAGCCGACTATCTGCTCCTTCAGGCCAACGCCTACCTCGGCCTGAAACAGCCCTTGCGGGCCGCCGAGATCTATGAACTGCTGGATCTCTCGGAACAGACACCCGTGCCCGCACTGCACACCCTGGGCGACATCTACGTGAATGAAGAGTACCTCGATCAGGCGGGCGATGCCTATCTGCGCGCGCTGGCCCGTGACCCCAAACCGGACATTGGGCGGCACCTCCGCAATGTCGAAATCCTGGTCAGCCGCTCGGCCCCCGAAGCGGCTCACCGTCTGCTCCAGGCGGTGAGCACCCGCGCCGGAAAAGACGTGGACCCCGAGCCGCGCAAGCGCATGCTCAAACTGGAGGCCCGCCTCGCCGCACTCAAGAATGAAGCCGGCGAAGAACAGGCACGTATCCTCGAAGAGATTGTCCGTCTGGACCCCTTGGACGGCGACGCGCTGATTCTACTGGGGCAATACCACGCGACGACGAATATGCAGCAGGCCATCTTCTACTTCGAGCGGGCCGCTGGCATCGAGAAGTCTGAGGCCGACGCGCGGTTGCGTCACGCGCAGGTGCTGGTGCGTAACGGCAAGTACCAGGAGGCGCTGCCGCTCTTGAAGCGCGCCCACGAATTGAAGCCGCGTGAGGATGTGCAGCGCTACATTGAGCAAGTCGAACGCGCCGCCCGCTTGCGCTAG